GCAATTGAATCCTACTATGACGAGAAAGTATCGACGGACAGCGCGGCCGCCTTCCGAGACGCCCGCGCAAACCAGATCAGAAAAGCGATCAAGAAACAGAGGCGGCGCGTGGAGGCCTGGCGAAGCGACCTCGTTAAAGCGGAGAAATATCGCCATTATGCCCGCTATGGAGAATTGTTGAAGGCCAACCTGGGCACGATCAAAAAAGGGCTGGAGTCGATCGTTGTCGTCGACTACTTCGATGAGGCCCTGCCCCAACTCACGATCCCGCTCGATCCGACGAAGTCTGCTCAAGGCAATATGGACGACTATTTCCGCAAACAACGGAAGCACGCGACAGCGGAGCGAGAACTGCTCCCTCGGATCGCACAGGGAGAAGCCGAGATCGATGCGCTCCGCCGGGAGCTCTCCGCCATCGAGCAAGGAACCTGGCAACCGGCACCGGTCAAACCGTCAACCACTGCGCCCACTCGGCAACGGGATCGATTGACAGCGAACGAACGGCCGGAAGAACGACGCGGCCCCTTTCGCCGCTTCACCTCATCGGATGGGCTCCCGATCTTTGTGGGACGGAATGCACGGGAGAACGACGAACTGACCTTCGGCCTCGCCAAGAGCGACGATCTCTGGCTCCATGCTCGCGGCACACCGGGATCCCATGTGGTCGTGCGCCTCGAAAGGGGCAGCGACCCGCCACCGGAAACCATCCGGGACGCCGCGACATTGGCGTTACTTTATAGCGACCTCAAGAAAAGCGGAAAAGGCGAGGTGATCTATACGCGGCGCAAGTGGGTGAAGAAAGCCAAGGGTCAGGCGCCAGGCGCCGTCACAGTGACCCAAGATAAGTCTCTCCATGTCAGTCTGGATAAAAAACGGCTGGATGCCCTTAAGACCCGCTCAGCTCAGGAATAATCCGTCAGATCTCGCCTTACCTTCCCTAATATTCCCACGCCATGCTATAGTGCCCATATATGGGCACTATAGAGCCGCAGGAGAACTCTCTGCGAATTATCAGCGCTCTGCTCGCCTGTCGCGGGCTTCACGAGTTCGACCTGAAGCTATCACAAGAACTGCTCAAAACCTTGAAAGGCGATCTCGTAGGCTTCTCCCTGTATAGCGAAACCACAAAGACCTTCGCCCCCGTCTCCAATCTACTCAGAACCCCAGGTTCCCCCGGCTATCTCATCGGTCAACTGCCGGCAGAAGGAACCATCAAAGAAGCCGTCATCCGACAGGGACGTGCGCTTCTCGAGAACAATTTAGCCGACTCCTCCTGGGCGGAAACCGTCGTGTTGAAGACCGCCCCGTTCCAAACCGCCTCAGTGCTGGCGGCTCCCGTCACTCTCGCACCCCCGCGAGACGATCAGTCCGCTCGTACGATCGCGATCATCGCGACCATCGCCGTCAATCGGGTCAGCGCATTTACCGAAGAAGACCGCAGCTTTCTTGAACAGCTCGGCGTCCGGTTGGGGCCGGTCCTCCAGAACGTCCTGGCAGCCGAAGAACGTGACGCGCTGATGACGATCAACAGCCGTGTTGTGGTCGGCACGATGACCATCGAAGAACTCATGCCGGTGGTGAACGAGGTTCTGCATCGTGTCATCCGGCAAGACATGACCGGGCTGGTCCGATTCGTTCAATTGCCACAGGGGCCCTGGTTCGAGATTATCTATCGCGACGGCGTCGAGATCGATCTCGCCCAGCTCCGCCGGTTTCCCTTTGAACAGATGGCTCCCGCCGAGATGACGGCCACCGGAAAACCGCTCCTCATGACAGGGCACAATCACGAGCGTTTCCCCGAGCGCGCCTATATCGAATCCGTCGGCATCCTCTCCTGTATGCTCTGCCCCCTGATCGTGCGCGGAACACCGTATGGATTTCTCGCCATCGGCAACCGACGCCGTAATGCCTTTTCCGAGCGGGATCTGGCGTTCGCCGAACAGATCGGATTTCACCTCTCACAGGCCATCGCGAATATCACGGCCTACGAAGAAATCCGTTCCTTGAAGGAGCAACTCGAACAGGAGAATGTCTACCTCCGCGATGAGATGGCCGCATCGGTCGATTTCAACCAGCTGGTCGGAGAAAGCCCCGCGCTGCAGAAAACGCTGAAGGCGATCGAGCACGTGGCGCCGACCGACTCCACCGTGCTCATCACGGGGGAAACAGGCACGGGGAAAGAACTGGTCGCTCAGGCCATCCATCGCCTGTCGCCGCGAAAGGACAAGCCGTTGATCACGATCAACTGCGCCGCGCTGCCGCCGACCCTGATCGAATCGGAACTGTTCGGCCATGAAAAGGGCGCATTTACCAACGCCGCGGCACGCAAGATCGGCCGCTTCGAACTCGCGAACGGAGGCACGATCTTCCTGGACGAAATCGGCGAACTCCCGATCGATCTCCAGGCGAAATTCCTGCGTGTACTCGAAACGCAGGAGTTGGAACGCGTCGGCGGCACACACCCCATCAAGCTGAATGTCCGCGTCCTCGCCGCGACCAACGTCAATATTGAACAGGCAGCCAAGCAGGGCCTCTTTCGATCCGATCTCTTCTATCGGCTCAACGTCTTTCCGATCCGGATCCCCCCGCTCCGGGACCGTCGCGACGACATTCCGATGCTTGCCCGCCACTTCGTAAAGAAATTCAGCGAGCGGCACCGCAAAACCATACGACGCATCGGGACCACCACGTTGAAAACCCTGGTTGCCTACGACTGGCCCGGGAATGTACGCGAGCTTGAACACATGATCGAACGGGCCGTGATCGTCAGCCCGGGACCAGTTCTGGTCATCGATGAATTGGATTCGCTGCCAAGCCATGCCGACGGAAAAGAATCCCCGCGCACATTGGCAGACGCCGAACGCACCCATATCATCCAGGCACTCAGCCAGACAAACTGGGTCCTGGCCGGAAAACAGGGCGCGGCCGCACGCCTCGGGATGAAGCGGTCGACACTGCAGCATCGAATGAAGAAACTCGGGATTACCCGTCCCCCGCGCCGCAAGAAATAATCTGCCCGCATATCGGCAGTTACACCCCGCGTTGCCCATCTGCCGGCACATTTCAGCTTGCGTCAGTACCGGCTCATTCCCGTCATTCTCCCGGCTCTTCCCATTTCATCAGGGACTTGCGCGGCCATCATTCACACATTCGCCGAGCTGGCATTGTCCCTGCTTTACATCGGCGGCATGAAACAGCATCCTCCTGTGACTCCGGAACATCTCAGCCGAACCATCGAAGCGTACTTCGCTGAGCGACAGGCCGCCATCCTTCCCTCCGGTGAACAGACCACAGACGGCAAGCAACTGTCCTGGTGTGGAGAAGTCTTGGAATATCTCACGGAAGGATTGGCCGAACGGCTGGCCGCGCGCGGCATCACATTCAGCAAGGCTTTCCCTGGGCCATTCCGGCTGATGGATGAGGATCAGCTGGCCGACGGCCAACATGTCCGCCGATTCTGGACGATGGCGCTGGACCATGGCTGTCCCATCGCTCGTCTTTGCACCATTTTTTTTCATCGCCACAATAACGTGACTTTGCCTCAAGCGCCCCGGGTGATGGCGTATCCTCCCGATCATCCGGAACCCCATATGGAGGAACCGGCGTGAACTACGTGGCGCTCAGAATGCTGTTCGGCGATCGCGCCAAGTATCTCATGCTGCTCTGCGGCTTGACCTTCGCCGTGATGCTCATCGTTCAGCAGGGTTCCATCTTCTGGGGGCTCATGATCTGGTCCCAATCCAGCGTCAGCAATCTCAACGTGCCGATCTGGGTCACGGATCCCGGCATTGCCCAGGTCGACGAAGTGAAGCCGATCGCCGACACCGCGGTGGACCGTGTGCGCAGCGTGCCCGGCGTCGAATGGGCTGTGCCGCTCTACAAAGGATTATTACGCGCCCGCCTATCGAACGGAGACTATCATCAGATCACTCTCACGGGGCTGGAATCCTCAACACTGATCGGGCGGCCGGCCGAAGTCTTGGAAGGCCGGTTCGAAGATGTGCTGCAGCCCGATGCCGTCGTGCTGGACCAATGGGCGGTGGAACGGATGGGCGGCCCGAACGTCATCAAGGTCGGCACGGTCTTTGAACTGAACGACAAGCTGGCCCGCGTCGTCGCCATCGCCAAGACCCAAAAGAGCTTCACCAACATCCCGGTCGTCTACACCACCTACGAACGGGCCATCCGCTACGTGCCCCGTGAGCGCCGGACCCTGTCCTATGTCCTCGCCAAAGCGAAAGACGGTGTCTCTCCCGCAGAAGTCACCGCACGCATCCATGAACAGACCGGGCTGGGCGCCTTCACCGCCGAAGACTTCGGCTGGAAAACTATCGGTTGGGTCCTCAAGAATACCGGCATCGGGATCAACTTCGGCACGACGATCCTGCTGGGATTCATCGTCGGCATGGCGATCGCCGGGCAAACGTTTTACTTGTTCACCGTCGAAAACCTCCGGCAATTCGGCGCCCTCAAAGCGATGGGCGCATCGACCTTCACGCTGGCGCGGATGATCCTCTTGCAAGCCTTCACGGTAGGCCTTACCGGCTATGGAGTCGGCATCGGCCTCGCCACGGTGTTCGGATTCTTCACGGCACGGAGCGGCGGCTTGCCCTTCATCGAGACCTGGCAACTGCTGCTCCTCGTACTGGTGGCACTCATGGCCATCTGCACATTTTCAGCGTTGATCAGCATCATCAAACTCGCCCGGCTCGAGCCGGCGATTGTCTTCCGGTGAGCATGATGGACTATCCAGCGGAACTACAGACACAACCGGCAGCCGT
This Nitrospira sp. DNA region includes the following protein-coding sequences:
- a CDS encoding ABC transporter permease, whose translation is MNYVALRMLFGDRAKYLMLLCGLTFAVMLIVQQGSIFWGLMIWSQSSVSNLNVPIWVTDPGIAQVDEVKPIADTAVDRVRSVPGVEWAVPLYKGLLRARLSNGDYHQITLTGLESSTLIGRPAEVLEGRFEDVLQPDAVVLDQWAVERMGGPNVIKVGTVFELNDKLARVVAIAKTQKSFTNIPVVYTTYERAIRYVPRERRTLSYVLAKAKDGVSPAEVTARIHEQTGLGAFTAEDFGWKTIGWVLKNTGIGINFGTTILLGFIVGMAIAGQTFYLFTVENLRQFGALKAMGASTFTLARMILLQAFTVGLTGYGVGIGLATVFGFFTARSGGLPFIETWQLLLLVLVALMAICTFSALISIIKLARLEPAIVFR
- a CDS encoding DUF6022 family protein; its protein translation is MRQYRLIPVILPALPISSGTCAAIIHTFAELALSLLYIGGMKQHPPVTPEHLSRTIEAYFAERQAAILPSGEQTTDGKQLSWCGEVLEYLTEGLAERLAARGITFSKAFPGPFRLMDEDQLADGQHVRRFWTMALDHGCPIARLCTIFFHRHNNVTLPQAPRVMAYPPDHPEPHMEEPA
- a CDS encoding sigma 54-interacting transcriptional regulator, whose amino-acid sequence is MGTIEPQENSLRIISALLACRGLHEFDLKLSQELLKTLKGDLVGFSLYSETTKTFAPVSNLLRTPGSPGYLIGQLPAEGTIKEAVIRQGRALLENNLADSSWAETVVLKTAPFQTASVLAAPVTLAPPRDDQSARTIAIIATIAVNRVSAFTEEDRSFLEQLGVRLGPVLQNVLAAEERDALMTINSRVVVGTMTIEELMPVVNEVLHRVIRQDMTGLVRFVQLPQGPWFEIIYRDGVEIDLAQLRRFPFEQMAPAEMTATGKPLLMTGHNHERFPERAYIESVGILSCMLCPLIVRGTPYGFLAIGNRRRNAFSERDLAFAEQIGFHLSQAIANITAYEEIRSLKEQLEQENVYLRDEMAASVDFNQLVGESPALQKTLKAIEHVAPTDSTVLITGETGTGKELVAQAIHRLSPRKDKPLITINCAALPPTLIESELFGHEKGAFTNAAARKIGRFELANGGTIFLDEIGELPIDLQAKFLRVLETQELERVGGTHPIKLNVRVLAATNVNIEQAAKQGLFRSDLFYRLNVFPIRIPPLRDRRDDIPMLARHFVKKFSERHRKTIRRIGTTTLKTLVAYDWPGNVRELEHMIERAVIVSPGPVLVIDELDSLPSHADGKESPRTLADAERTHIIQALSQTNWVLAGKQGAAARLGMKRSTLQHRMKKLGITRPPRRKK
- a CDS encoding NFACT family protein; translation: MALTATEITQVVAELAPALIGGWIQKSYQPTSRTVVLEIRTPGHTHRLLLSAHPASTRIHLITHALQNPPAPPPFCQYLRAHLHGARVDDLRQEGRDRIVALSLTTKAGPQQLIAELTGNRANLLVLDSEQRLLRDLNRLTDMYGTPYQTPALSAGAGPRERDTRFAADAQGPFGLSAAIESYYDEKVSTDSAAAFRDARANQIRKAIKKQRRRVEAWRSDLVKAEKYRHYARYGELLKANLGTIKKGLESIVVVDYFDEALPQLTIPLDPTKSAQGNMDDYFRKQRKHATAERELLPRIAQGEAEIDALRRELSAIEQGTWQPAPVKPSTTAPTRQRDRLTANERPEERRGPFRRFTSSDGLPIFVGRNARENDELTFGLAKSDDLWLHARGTPGSHVVVRLERGSDPPPETIRDAATLALLYSDLKKSGKGEVIYTRRKWVKKAKGQAPGAVTVTQDKSLHVSLDKKRLDALKTRSAQE